The following coding sequences are from one Halorubrum sp. BOL3-1 window:
- the mutS gene encoding DNA mismatch repair protein MutS, which produces MATGIVGEFLDLKAETDADVLAMQCGDFYEFFADDAELVADELDLSISQKSSHGSSYPMAGVPLSELTPYVNALVERGYRVAVADQYETDDGGHAREIVRVVTPGTVLETSDDDARYLAAVVREEGAASAAGATGDTADADGPYGLAFADVTTGRFLATTVDDGGDLRAELYRFDPAEVLPGPRVRNDDDLLAAVREDLSGRVTAFDAEAFATGRAEHAVREQFGRETADSVGLDSTLAVRAAGAVLSYVEETGAGVSASMTRLTAYGADDRVDVDATTQRNLEITETMRGDADGSLFDTLDHTVAAAGGRLLREWLTRPRRDRETLERRLDAVEALSAAALARDRVREVLGDAYDLERLAARTTSGSAGARELISVRDTLALLPALADAVDGTPLADSPAAAVLDRVDREPAAGLREELAAALAEDPPKAKTGGGLLREGYDDELDELIERHEAAKSWLDGLAEREKRDHDLSHVTVDRNKTDGYYIQVGKSVADQVPEGYREIKTLKNSKRFVTDELSEKEREVLRLEEARGELEYELFEALRERVAERAELLQDAGRTIAELDALASLATHAARRDWTRPDLTEERRLDVEDGRHPVVEGTTDFVPNDLRLDAEREFLIVTGPNMSGKSTYMRQAALIQLLAQAGSFVPARAAEVGLVDGIYTRVGALDELAQGRSTFMVEMQELSNILHSATADSLVILDEVGRGTATYDGISIAWAATEYLHNEVRARTLFATHYHELTTLADLLPRVANVHVAVDERDGEVTFLRTVRDGPTNRSYGVHVADLAGVPGPVVSRADEVLDRLREEKAIEARGGSRGGGTGDGEASGGDAGGDTRQVVFDLSSGSFAGGDDAGAPDAGATDADAPVPEGGRDGTASESAADGTGGVTEVPEAEEPAESADAPEATEQLDPETAAVIEELSEVDVAATAPVELLARVQEWQEQLE; this is translated from the coding sequence ATGGCAACGGGGATCGTCGGGGAGTTCCTCGATCTCAAGGCGGAGACGGACGCGGACGTCCTCGCGATGCAGTGCGGCGACTTCTACGAGTTCTTCGCGGACGACGCCGAGCTGGTCGCGGACGAGCTGGACCTCTCGATCTCGCAGAAGTCCTCTCACGGCTCGTCGTACCCGATGGCGGGCGTGCCGCTCTCGGAGCTGACGCCGTACGTGAACGCCCTTGTCGAGCGCGGCTACCGGGTCGCGGTCGCGGACCAGTACGAGACCGACGACGGCGGTCACGCCCGCGAAATCGTCCGCGTCGTCACCCCCGGGACCGTCCTCGAAACGAGCGACGACGACGCCCGATACCTCGCGGCGGTAGTGCGCGAGGAGGGCGCGGCGAGCGCGGCCGGCGCGACGGGCGACACCGCGGACGCCGACGGTCCCTACGGACTCGCGTTCGCGGACGTCACCACGGGGCGGTTCCTCGCCACGACGGTCGACGACGGAGGCGACCTGCGCGCCGAGCTGTACCGGTTCGACCCCGCGGAGGTGCTGCCCGGCCCGCGGGTCCGCAACGACGACGACCTGCTCGCCGCGGTCCGCGAGGACCTCTCCGGGCGCGTGACGGCCTTCGACGCGGAGGCGTTCGCGACCGGTCGCGCCGAGCACGCTGTCCGCGAACAGTTCGGCCGCGAGACGGCCGACAGCGTCGGTCTCGACTCGACGCTCGCGGTCCGCGCCGCGGGCGCGGTCCTCTCGTACGTCGAGGAGACGGGCGCGGGCGTGTCGGCCTCGATGACCCGCCTGACCGCCTACGGCGCCGACGACCGCGTCGACGTGGACGCGACGACCCAGCGCAACCTCGAGATCACCGAGACCATGCGGGGCGACGCGGACGGCTCGCTGTTCGACACCCTCGACCACACCGTCGCGGCCGCGGGCGGCCGGCTGCTCCGCGAGTGGCTCACCCGGCCGCGGCGCGACCGCGAGACCCTCGAACGGCGGCTCGACGCGGTCGAGGCGTTGTCGGCCGCGGCGCTCGCCCGCGACCGGGTCCGCGAAGTCCTCGGCGACGCGTACGACCTCGAACGGCTCGCGGCGCGGACGACGAGCGGGAGCGCGGGCGCCCGGGAACTCATCTCGGTCCGCGACACGCTCGCGCTGCTCCCGGCGCTCGCGGACGCCGTCGACGGGACCCCGCTCGCGGACTCGCCCGCGGCCGCCGTCCTCGACCGGGTCGACCGCGAGCCGGCCGCCGGACTCCGCGAGGAGCTCGCGGCGGCGCTCGCGGAGGACCCGCCGAAGGCGAAGACCGGCGGCGGGCTGCTCAGGGAGGGATACGACGACGAGCTGGACGAGCTGATCGAGCGCCACGAGGCGGCGAAGTCGTGGCTCGACGGGCTCGCGGAGCGCGAGAAGCGGGACCACGACCTCAGCCACGTCACCGTCGACCGCAACAAGACGGACGGGTACTACATCCAGGTCGGCAAGTCGGTCGCGGACCAGGTCCCCGAGGGCTACCGCGAGATCAAGACGCTGAAGAACTCGAAGCGGTTCGTCACCGACGAGCTATCGGAGAAGGAGCGGGAAGTCCTGCGGTTGGAGGAGGCCCGCGGCGAGCTGGAGTACGAGCTGTTCGAGGCGCTCCGCGAGCGCGTCGCCGAGCGCGCCGAACTGCTTCAGGACGCCGGGCGGACGATTGCCGAGCTCGACGCGCTCGCCTCGCTCGCGACCCACGCCGCCCGTCGGGACTGGACGCGACCCGACCTGACCGAGGAGCGTCGGCTCGACGTCGAGGACGGTCGGCACCCGGTCGTCGAGGGGACGACCGACTTCGTGCCGAACGACCTCCGGCTCGACGCGGAGCGCGAGTTCCTGATCGTCACCGGGCCGAACATGAGCGGGAAGTCGACGTACATGCGGCAGGCCGCGCTGATCCAGCTGCTCGCGCAGGCCGGCTCGTTCGTCCCCGCCCGGGCCGCCGAGGTCGGGCTCGTCGACGGCATCTACACCCGCGTCGGGGCGCTCGACGAGCTGGCGCAGGGCCGGTCGACGTTCATGGTCGAGATGCAGGAGCTGTCGAACATCCTCCACTCGGCGACGGCGGACTCGCTCGTTATCCTCGACGAGGTCGGCCGCGGTACCGCCACCTACGACGGCATCTCCATCGCGTGGGCGGCGACCGAGTACCTCCACAACGAGGTGCGCGCCCGCACCCTCTTTGCCACTCACTATCACGAGCTGACGACGCTCGCGGACCTCCTCCCGCGCGTCGCGAACGTCCACGTCGCCGTCGACGAGCGCGACGGCGAGGTGACGTTCCTCCGGACCGTCCGCGACGGGCCGACGAACCGGTCGTACGGAGTCCACGTCGCGGACCTCGCGGGCGTCCCCGGCCCTGTGGTCTCCCGCGCCGACGAGGTCCTCGACCGGCTCCGCGAGGAGAAGGCGATCGAGGCCCGCGGCGGGTCGCGCGGGGGCGGGACCGGCGACGGCGAGGCTTCGGGCGGTGACGCCGGAGGCGACACGCGACAGGTCGTCTTCGACCTCTCGTCGGGATCGTTCGCGGGCGGCGACGACGCCGGAGCGCCGGATGCCGGAGCGACAGACGCCGACGCCCCGGTCCCGGAAGGCGGTCGAGACGGGACGGCTTCGGAGTCGGCGGCGGACGGTACTGGCGGGGTTACCGAGGTCCCTGAGGCCGAAGAGCCCGCGGAGTCCGCCGACGCTCCGGAGGCGACAGAGCAGCTCGACCCCGAGACCGCGGCCGTGATCGAGGAGCTGAGCGAGGTCGATGTCGCGGCGACCGCGCCGGTGGAGTTGCTCGCGCGGGTCCAAGAGTGGCAAGAGCAGCTGGAGTGA